The DNA segment aaaataagcttaaaagaaaaagaaagaaagaaagaaagaaagaaagaaagaaagaaagaaagaaagaaagagagagaaagagagagaaagagagagagagagagagagagagagagagagagagagagaaagaaagaaagaaagaaaagaaaagaaagaaagaaagaaggaaaagcctGCCTGTTGTGTTTTCTAATATCCACTCCCCAGAATGGCCCTCAGGAAAGCTGACCCAGAAAGAAGCTGAGGTCCAGGTACTCCCTCCCAGCAAATCTTCCTCCTtaccttcttcccccacccctccacctctgCCAGGCTTTGCCCTGACCACTCCCCAGCATCAGGCCTGACGAGGTGCCATcatccccagccctgcctggtgACAGCTGGGCGGGTCTGTCAAGTTCCACCCAATCATATGTAACAAGGAATATCTTTACCACTCTCGTGTAGGTAGAGCAAGGCCACAGAGTTAAATACGATGATACGATTAGCTTTACATTCCACCCTCCCTGGGCTCTGAAAACCCCACCGTGGGGGTGATCTGTTTCCAGGAAGGGGTGGAGGTAGTAGAAGTATCCAGAAGACAAGAGATCTGAGGGTTTTCTTAAGGCCTGCTCTCTGCTCTGTACCTTAATTACTATTCATTCCAGTGTCTCCTACCTACGATCCAGTTCCCTGAAGACACTGCCGAGTTTGTCTCACGATCACCTCTTCTCCCCTGGGACTCTTAGGGCTGGGGAGAATGCTGAAGCAGGGCCAGCAGCACCCCTGAGACTCGGGGAGCTGGAGCTGAAGGAAGAGTGGCAGGATGAGGGATTCCCCAGGTGAGGACTTTGAGGGATGTTCTTTAGGACTTGAAGgaaggagcgggggagggaggcagaggtgagAAAATCGTGGCAGGGCAAGAGGACTGATAAACTGATACCTGGCTCGATGCGGTTACCCTCATTTCTGCTCCCCCTTGGAATCTTTCCCCTCTAGACTTCTTCCTGAAGAAGGTGACCGTTCTGAAGATCCTGAGGATCCCAAGAGAGACTCACAGGCAGGTTGGTAAATTAGAACATAGgtctcggggcccctgggtggctcagtcggttgagtgtccaacttcggctcaggtcatgatctcacggctcatgagttcaggccccgtgtcgggatttgtgctgacagctgggagcctagagcctgcttcggattctgtgtcttcctctctctctgcccctcctccactcacgctctttctctctcaaaaataaataaacattaaaaaaaaaaaaaaagtaggcctCAAGTTCTTGATTCTAGCCCAGACTGCTGCCCTCATCCCATCACAGTTCTACTTCTCTTTTCCCCAATGTCCCATGTTAGTTCTTCTTTAGAATTTACCCCATCTCACTACTTCTATATGCAGGAATTCCATCTCTTCTTgccaacacacacatacttttttattcttttctcctttctcccaatCCCAGGTACACCAAGCACTTTAGCCCTGTGTAGCCCACGCCCCATGCGTAAGCGTCTCTCTGCCCCAGAGTTGCAGCTGAATCTGACTAAGGAGACTGGAGGCCGTGGAGCTTCTCCCACTCATTCCGAACCTTCCTCTCCTGATGGCAGTTCTGACCTGGAGGTAGACGAACTGGAGACACCTTCAGACTCGGAGCAGCTGGACAGTGGACATGAATTTGAATGGGAAGGTGGGAAAGAAACCTGAGGCTAGAGCTGGTAGGAGTAGAAGCTAGAGTTAAAGCAGCTCAGGATGGATTTAATCAGACTAAAGTTAGAAGCAATAATGTGGGGACCAAGTGATAAGGTCAGCAAAATTACTTTCCTCAGAACAGAAAGCTAGAGCCTATAGATCCCATGCGAGAGTCATCAgtagaggggtggggagggtcctttgtttattaaggaaaattttaTCCGGTGAGTGTTACATGCTATTACTGAGCAAGAACTGagttataaagatgaataagatagtCCTATCCTCAGGGAATTCTCTGTTtaataggaaattaaaatatacatattttatgcaaataaatatagTTAAGGATTATGGTCTACATATGTATAGGTTATGGTCAGCAGGGATGAGAACAAGGTCAATTCTTGCCTGAGAAACATTAGGAaagacttcacagaggaggtgattCTGAGCTGGCCTTTATCAGGTAGCTGGGGAGGCACTCTAGGTGGAAGAAACAAGTTGGGTAAGAACGTGGCATGTTGGAGAATTCAAAGTATTAAGCATGACTATTTTGATATTAAGGAAAACTTTGTTTCTTCTCTACTCACAACACTTCCGACACCAGATGTGTGGGTTTTCCCCACCCCAACCAATTCTCCACTTCTCCAGACATCAAAAGGGTGTCTTACAGTTCAGCCATGCTGCTTGACTggagtcagcacagaccccacaggttaagggctcccCTACAGGATTGCCCTGGACTTCAGATGCCAACCACATGTCCAAATTGTCACTTGAGCTTCTGAATCAGAGTGCTATGTTAAGTTGGCAAGAGTCAAATCATGGAGGTCCTTGCTACCATACTGaggagtttagattttatccTGTAGGCAATGAAAAGGCACTGAATGGTTTTAATCAAGGGAGTAACATGATCAGATTTGACGGCTCTAAAGAGGTTGGAAACAACCTAAAGGTCCATCAGTCGAGTATTAAATCTAATACGGTGtgtccatgcaatggaatactaaaTACTAGGCAACAATTTCTTAAGATGAAGCGGCTGTTTCCATTGCTATGGAAGTATCATGCAGAATTGCTGGATATGGTATATTGCCATTTGAATAAGAAAGGTAGGGTAGAAAACAAAGCTTGCTGTAGCAAGGGGGTAGAAGGTGGAATGAAGTAAACAAACTAGAGGCAAGGAGACCAGTTAAGAGGTTAGCACTAAAGCCAGGTGAGTAATGCTAAGAACCTGAATCGGGACAGCAATAGTGGAaagaataataagagaatataatgGAGATAGATGGAAGAAGATATGGGGTCCAGCTGGCTTGAGCACTGACAGAGAAGAAAATCTTGGATGACATCAGTTTTCTCTCTCAGGCAGCTAGATGGATGTAGTCATCAAGAAAGGAAAtatggctggggcacctgggtggctctgttgattgagtgtctgactttggctcaggtcatgatcttgcagttcatgagttcgagccccacgtcagcttcactgctgtcagcctgtcaaagcagagcccacttcagatcatctgtccctctttctctacccatcccctacttgtgctctcccaaaaataagaaaaaaaaaaaggaaatatgggagagaggaggaagagaatgagtCTGACTTACAGCTGGGTCTGGTGacttgaagatgacacaaactaGAGATGTCCACTCTAAGCGTTTAGGGACATGGGTCTGGAGTTAGGAGAGACGTGTGGGTTAGAGAGGCAAATTTGGAATCATCACCTTACTGGTGGTGATTGAAGACATGGGAAGAGATGAGCTCACCCAAGGAAAAGCATGGAAagaagaatctagaaaaaaacTAATACTGGCAAGGGCCATGGACCTACCATAGTGCAGGGTTACCTCAAGGCCAGTGTCTAGTGAAAAAGTGAGGATCATGAGTCACAGGAAATAGAAACCAGCAAGCGGTTGTATTGATTGGACAAACTAGGGCTGGAGTCCTGGAAAACACTGAGGAATGAGATGTTGGAGTAATCAACTCTAAGAACCTGGGGAAGTTACAAGACACTGAAGGTATGTACCATGCCTTATGGacccttccccatccctctctTTTAGATGAGCTGCCCCGTGCAGAGGGTCTGGGGgccaatgaagcagcagaaaggctGGGCCGGGGTTGTGTGTGGGATGTAGCTGGAGAAGATGGTCGTCACTGGAGAGTGTTCCGAACAGGACAGCGGGAACAGCGAGTGGACATGACGGTCATTGAGCCCTATAAGAAAGTCCTCTCTCATGGAGGTAATGACTACCATAAGTGGAGGGGTAAGAACTGTGACTTACTGAATAAAAGGCTTGAGTTGGAAACTCAGTTACTGGGTACAAAATCCTTCCTGTAACTTTCAGAGACCCTCAGAGTCCTTCAACCTAAACAGATGTACTGTCAATGTGTAGCTGTTGACTGAATAAATGGTCCCTTTGTCCTCTCCAGGTTACCATGGTGATGGCCTCAATGCTGTCATTGTCTTTGCTTCCTGTTACCTACCCAGCAGCAGCATCCCCAACTATACCTATGTCATGGAGCACTTGTTCAGGTGAGTCCGAAGCCCTGAAGGGCCCCAGGGTGGATGTTGGGAGGGAAAAGCAACAACAAGAACACCCTGTGATCAGCAGCTGACTGGAAAGTCTACAGTCATGTCCCCCCGACACCCCACATCCTGAAGCATGTCCCTTCCTTGACAGTTGTGTGCCCCCCAGGTATATGGTGGGAACTCTGGAGCTGCTGGTAGCTGAAAATTACCTGCTTGTCCACTTTAGCGGAGGCACGACTAGAGCCCAGGTCCCACCTCTGGGCTGGATGCGCCAGTGTTACCATGCTCTGGACCGGCGGTGAGCCACGGGGCAGCGGGGCTGccactctctctgtgccttctctttccctctttccattctttcttcttccacgTAGCCCCTTCCTCTTCACCTTGTCCCTCTACACCCCTTTCCAGGCCTCCCCTGTCTTCCGTCCTCTCTCGGAGTCAGGGAAATCTAGTCGCAGATCTTGCCTTTCCCATTTACCtgctgtatgactttgggcaagtcacttagcctcccTGGGactccatttccttctctgcagAACAGCAACAAGAATACCTTCGCCATCGCGCACgtgtgaaaatcaaataaatcagCATGGCAtgttgcctggcacacagaaggtgctccCTTTGGTCACCATCTCACCATTTATTTCACTTCCCAGGAgccactgtctctgcctctcttctctgcctgctTCCCTGACCCGTAAGGCTTTGTTCCATGCGAtgttcccttttcctcctctctttcccccatcttccctttgctcactttttctttttgtttcttcccccctcccccccactggcCTTCCTCCACCTGGAGTTCTGTCAGTTGTCCTCGTCacaaggggaggggacaggggagtcACCAAGGACTTAGGCAAGGGTAGGGcacaggagggaggtggggcagaggaggacTCCAGGCTGAAGAGTTCTGGCAAGAGATTCCTAAAACCAAGgagccttggggcacctgcgtggctcagttggttaagctctggccttgggctcaggtcatgatctcacagttcacaagttcaagccccgcatcaggctctgtgctgacagctcagagcctggagcctgcttcagattctgctgtgtctccctc comes from the Acinonyx jubatus isolate Ajub_Pintada_27869175 chromosome C1, VMU_Ajub_asm_v1.0, whole genome shotgun sequence genome and includes:
- the BNIPL gene encoding bcl-2/adenovirus E1B 19 kDa-interacting protein 2-like protein isoform X2 codes for the protein MGTTQEVGEKTLDLGVSYLRSSSLKTLPSLSHDHLFSPGTLRAGENAEAGPAAPLRLGELELKEEWQDEGFPRLLPEEGDRSEDPEDPKRDSQAGTPSTLALCSPRPMRKRLSAPELQLNLTKETGGRGASPTHSEPSSPDGSSDLEVDELETPSDSEQLDSGHEFEWEDELPRAEGLGANEAAERLGRGCVWDVAGEDGRHWRVFRTGQREQRVDMTVIEPYKKVLSHGGYHGDGLNAVIVFASCYLPSSSIPNYTYVMEHLFRYMVGTLELLVAENYLLVHFSGGTTRAQVPPLGWMRQCYHALDRRLRKNLRGLVVVHTTWYVKAFLALLRPFISSKFTRKIRFLNSLRELAQLISLDQVHIPEAVRQLDRNLHGSGGT
- the BNIPL gene encoding bcl-2/adenovirus E1B 19 kDa-interacting protein 2-like protein isoform X3; the protein is MGTTQEVGEKTLDLGVSYLRSSSLKTLPSLSHDHLFSPGTLRAGENAEAGPAAPLRLGELELKEEWQDEGFPRLLPEEGDRSEDPEDPKRDSQAGTPSTLALCSPRPMRKRLSAPELQLNLTKETGGRGASPTHSEPSSPDGSSDLEVDELETPSDSEQLDSGHEFEWEDELPRAEGLGANEAAERLGRGCVWDVAGEDGRHWRVFRTGQREQRVDMTVIEPYKKVLSHGGYHGDGLNAVIVFASCYLPSSSIPNYTYVMEHLFSCVPPRYMVGTLELLVAENYLLVHFSGGTTRAQVPPLGWMRQCYHALDRRLRKNLRGLVVVHTTCSKFTRKIRFLNSLRELAQLISLDQVHIPEAVRQLDRNLHGSGGT
- the BNIPL gene encoding bcl-2/adenovirus E1B 19 kDa-interacting protein 2-like protein isoform X4 — encoded protein: MGTTQEVGEKTLDLGAGENAEAGPAAPLRLGELELKEEWQDEGFPRLLPEEGDRSEDPEDPKRDSQAGTPSTLALCSPRPMRKRLSAPELQLNLTKETGGRGASPTHSEPSSPDGSSDLEVDELETPSDSEQLDSGHEFEWEDELPRAEGLGANEAAERLGRGCVWDVAGEDGRHWRVFRTGQREQRVDMTVIEPYKKVLSHGGYHGDGLNAVIVFASCYLPSSSIPNYTYVMEHLFSCVPPRYMVGTLELLVAENYLLVHFSGGTTRAQVPPLGWMRQCYHALDRRLRKNLRGLVVVHTTWYVKAFLALLRPFISSKFTRKIRFLNSLRELAQLISLDQVHIPEAVRQLDRNLHGSGGT
- the BNIPL gene encoding bcl-2/adenovirus E1B 19 kDa-interacting protein 2-like protein isoform X1: MGTTQEVGEKTLDLGVSYLRSSSLKTLPSLSHDHLFSPGTLRAGENAEAGPAAPLRLGELELKEEWQDEGFPRLLPEEGDRSEDPEDPKRDSQAGTPSTLALCSPRPMRKRLSAPELQLNLTKETGGRGASPTHSEPSSPDGSSDLEVDELETPSDSEQLDSGHEFEWEDELPRAEGLGANEAAERLGRGCVWDVAGEDGRHWRVFRTGQREQRVDMTVIEPYKKVLSHGGYHGDGLNAVIVFASCYLPSSSIPNYTYVMEHLFSCVPPRYMVGTLELLVAENYLLVHFSGGTTRAQVPPLGWMRQCYHALDRRLRKNLRGLVVVHTTWYVKAFLALLRPFISSKFTRKIRFLNSLRELAQLISLDQVHIPEAVRQLDRNLHGSGGT
- the BNIPL gene encoding bcl-2/adenovirus E1B 19 kDa-interacting protein 2-like protein isoform X7, producing the protein MGTTQEVGEKTLDLGLLPEEGDRSEDPEDPKRDSQAGTPSTLALCSPRPMRKRLSAPELQLNLTKETGGRGASPTHSEPSSPDGSSDLEVDELETPSDSEQLDSGHEFEWEDELPRAEGLGANEAAERLGRGCVWDVAGEDGRHWRVFRTGQREQRVDMTVIEPYKKVLSHGGYHGDGLNAVIVFASCYLPSSSIPNYTYVMEHLFSCVPPRYMVGTLELLVAENYLLVHFSGGTTRAQVPPLGWMRQCYHALDRRLRKNLRGLVVVHTTWYVKAFLALLRPFISSKFTRKIRFLNSLRELAQLISLDQVHIPEAVRQLDRNLHGSGGT
- the BNIPL gene encoding bcl-2/adenovirus E1B 19 kDa-interacting protein 2-like protein isoform X6, which codes for MGTTQEVGEKTLDLGVSYLRSSSLKTLPSLSHDHLFSPGTLRAGENAEAGPAAPLRLGELELKEEWQDEGFPRLLPEEGDRSEDPEDPKRDSQAGTPSTLALCSPRPMRKRLSAPELQLNLTKETGGRGASPTHSEPSSPDGSSDLEVDELETPSDSEQLDSGHEFEWEDELPRAEGLGANEAAERLGRGCVWDVAGEDGRHWRVFRTGQREQRVDMTVIEPYKKVLSHGGYHGDGLNAVIVFASCYLPSSSIPNYTYVMEHLFSCVPPRYMVGTLELLVAENYLLVHFSGGTTRAQVPPLGWMRQCYHALDRRPPLSSVLSRSQGNLVADLAFPIYLLYDFGQVT
- the BNIPL gene encoding bcl-2/adenovirus E1B 19 kDa-interacting protein 2-like protein isoform X8, with translation MGTTQEVGEKTLDLGLLPEEGDRSEDPEDPKRDSQAGTPSTLALCSPRPMRKRLSAPELQLNLTKETGGRGASPTHSEPSSPDGSSDLEVDELETPSDSEQLDSGHEFEWEDELPRAEGLGANEAAERLGRGCVWDVAGEDGRHWRVFRTGQREQRVDMTVIEPYKKVLSHGGYHGDGLNAVIVFASCYLPSSSIPNYTYVMEHLFRYMVGTLELLVAENYLLVHFSGGTTRAQVPPLGWMRQCYHALDRRLRKNLRGLVVVHTTWYVKAFLALLRPFISSKFTRKIRFLNSLRELAQLISLDQVHIPEAVRQLDRNLHGSGGT
- the BNIPL gene encoding bcl-2/adenovirus E1B 19 kDa-interacting protein 2-like protein isoform X5, coding for MGTTQEVGEKTLDLGAGENAEAGPAAPLRLGELELKEEWQDEGFPRLLPEEGDRSEDPEDPKRDSQAGTPSTLALCSPRPMRKRLSAPELQLNLTKETGGRGASPTHSEPSSPDGSSDLEVDELETPSDSEQLDSGHEFEWEDELPRAEGLGANEAAERLGRGCVWDVAGEDGRHWRVFRTGQREQRVDMTVIEPYKKVLSHGGYHGDGLNAVIVFASCYLPSSSIPNYTYVMEHLFRYMVGTLELLVAENYLLVHFSGGTTRAQVPPLGWMRQCYHALDRRLRKNLRGLVVVHTTWYVKAFLALLRPFISSKFTRKIRFLNSLRELAQLISLDQVHIPEAVRQLDRNLHGSGGT